The window ATAAAAGGGATTCATTGCATCACCCCTTTGTGATGCAAATGATACTTTATTATATGCCATTTGTCAAGATTTATGTATTAATCGGTGCATCTATTCTTCGAAAAATGTACTTCGGTCCCTGTAAGGGTCTGGTGATATCTAGAGAGTCTGTCATGGGGATGGCAAATACAATAAGCCTGCGGAACCAGGGCCGGGGTGAGAGCGGCCTGTGGCTTTCCCATGAGGAACTCGGCTATAATTACCGCATGGACGAGCTTTCAGCCGCCTTGGGCCTGGCCCAGATGGGTAGGATAGAGGAGATCATAGCTAAGCGTGAGCGGGTGGCGGCTATGTATAGGGAGAGGCTTTCCAGGATACCGGGTAGCCTGGGGTTGCGGTTGCCCTTTATCGCCCCTGAAGTTACGCGGATGAGCTGGTTCGTATATGTGATCCGTGTGGCCATAAATGAACCTTCACCCAAACGACAGGCTGAGGTACGGGAGCATGTAATGAGCCGCCTGCAGGAAGCTGGGATCGGTTGCCGCCCCTACTTTACCCCCATCCACCTCCAGCCCTTCTACCGGAAAAGGTTTGGCTTTAAGGAAGGCGACTTCCCGGTAACAGAGCTTCTGGGCCGGACCAGCATAGCCATCCCGTTCCATAACCACCTGACGGAGGAGGAGATAGACTACGTGGCTACAGTCCTCGAGGAGGCCCTCGAGGAGGTTTCTTTTTAGTCCCTGTAATCCGCAGGATTTGAGCTATGGGGCTGCAAGTCCAATAGTCGCTAGGCCTTTGTCAGCATTTTTGCCATATTCGCCCCCCGAGGGTAAGAATCTTCAACGACCGGTGGATGATCTATCGCAATGGGGATGAAAGGGAGGCGATACACTCCCTAAACAGCCGTGGATACTATACCATATAGAGTATGGTTCCCTGTGGAAACATCCTTTCAATTTGGGCGTTAAAGAACCCCTGGAACTCCGCCATTAAATCGTCAGGATAGACATATTTGCCGTACCCGAATTGTCCGTACTTGAATCTGCGTTCCTTTTCGTCCAGCGGAACCTCTGTGCCAGGATATGCTTGCTGAATGATTCCCTTGGATCTTGTGGTGAAACGGTGAGTTATGAGTTCAAAAGTAACGGGGGTACCGCCCGGTATATACTCCCTTACTGTATCCAGCAGTCTCCCGTATTCCTCGTGCCATCCGCGAAATTCAAATATGGGGCCGATTAGGAACCCGAGGGGGTATCCCGCTTCTAGTACCTTTTTGGCCGCCTCTAGCCTGAATCGGAGCTGCGGCACTCCGGTTTCGAATCTCTCAATCACAGAGTTACAATTGATGCTAAACCTGATTTCGGTTTTGCCTCTATGGTCGACTCCTAGCAGACCATCGATATCGGTATATTTAGTTACAAATCGGAACCTCGCGTCATTCAGGAAGGCGAAGAATTTGACTGCCTTTTGTATGGAGCCCGTCCAGCTTTCCACAG is drawn from Bacillota bacterium and contains these coding sequences:
- the splB gene encoding spore photoproduct lyase: MSPFIPKLALIQRNALSYPLGNELMKRFEAKGIRTLIYEKRIPVSSHKTFREGFLAAKRTIVVLVWQKREFQTCKPSAHYQLPLTSGCPGLCQYCYLNTNLGRRPYIKVYVNVDDILNRAREYVDERRPETTIFEGAATSDPISVESWTGSIQKAVKFFAFLNDARFRFVTKYTDIDGLLGVDHRGKTEIRFSINCNSVIERFETGVPQLRFRLEAAKKVLEAGYPLGFLIGPIFEFRGWHEEYGRLLDTVREYIPGGTPVTFELITHRFTTRSKGIIQQAYPGTEVPLDEKERRFKYGQFGYGKYVYPDDLMAEFQGFFNAQIERMFPQGTILYMV